The genomic segment TGATGTTAACACTATTGAGTGTTGAGTTGGTTGAATTTATGAGAATGAGGCCTAGATATGTGGCATAATAGGTGAAAGGATTGTTGCTTTTTATAGTGAAAGAAAAggagcaataaaaagaaaaataagagaggaTGGACTACATTTGGTTATAACACTTTTAATTTACCAACTGAATTTTAAACAAACATTGGTGAtgcaatatttttattggtaattttattaGTAAATAATGATGTGTCATATTATTGATAGGCTTGCCGatgaaatatttcttaatttttttaattattttttttctgtcagCAATTTAACAGACaattatcaataaaacataTTCCATCACTAATTACGTTGGTAATGTCTGATATATAGTTGTTTTTCCACTATTGTCATTAGACATTACCGAATGaatattatccgtcggtaattccattgttatttgataattttatgatagtgtttaaattgctttttctttagaaaaaagcatcaaaataatactttttaagtatttttttttgttttgatttgataattttaaaaaaatatataaaaaaaattattttaatatattttaaaagtatttaaaagtgtagtagcttttacttttaattgcttttCAAGTGTGTTTCAAATCATCATGAAATGATGacattctgtttttttttcccagcaTTTTTTACCTATTCCCAATTCATCTTTGATGATATACAGGTGACGCGATTGATGTGTGGGGGATTTGTCTTTGCAATACGTTGGAGCCACATCATTGCTGATGCAGTCGGTATGTTCAAGTTCTTGAACACAATTGCAGAGATGGTAGCAGGTGCTACTAAACCATCCTTTCTCCCTGTGTGGCAAAGAGAACTATTAAATGCAAGAGACCCTCCACGGGCGACTTATGAACATCACGAATTCGATGAGGTCAATGACACCGATTTTGGCACTATGAATGATGATACAATTATTGTTCACAAGTCTTTCTTTTTCGGCCCCAGAGAGATGAGTTCGATTCGGAAACATCTTCCACCACACCTTCGTGCGAGTTCTTCGTTTCTAGTATTAACTGCTTGTTTATGGAAATGCAGAACGATCGCAATGCAACTTGATCCTAATGAGATCGTTCGCGTATCGTACATGGTCAGTGCCAGTGGCAAGGAAGGCTTAAAACTGCCTGCTGGTTACTATGGGAATGCATTCACCTTCCCGGTCGCCCTTTCAGAGGCTGGATTGCTATGTAAAAATCCACTAGAGTATGGACTAGAGTTAGTGAAGGAGATAAAGAACAGATTGAGTGAAGAGTACACAAGGTCTGCTATAGATCTTTTGGTAATTAAGGGAAAGAAACAGTATAGGACTGTCAGAGATTTTGTAATTGCTGATACAACGCGTGTGCCGTTTGGAGAGATTGATTTAGGCTGGGGAAAGCCAGTATATGGTGGTCCTGCAGGAACCATTAAAGATGTTAGTTTCTTTGCTAAGTTTAAGAATGGTAAAGGAGAGGATGGGATTGTAGTACAAGTTTCATTGCCATGGCAAATCATGGAAAGGTTTCAAAAGGAGTTAGCAAAGATGGCAGGGAACTCTCCGAATGATCAGTGCTGCAGAAATGCCACAGAAGTCGCACGTTCCAAGCTCTAGAGCGATTCAAGCTCTAGATGGTCGGAGTTGCATGCAAAACTGATATTTAAGCAGGAGCTAAAAATAGGATTTACCCGCAATCATGCATTAGATTATTGAAAAATTCTTGAAGAACTATATTTAAGTAGTGGTTAAGCGCATTTGTTTCTTCCGTTGGTGGTCCTTGTTGAATCTCTTTACTGTCAAATCTTAGCAGGCAATAAAATATCAGTACATAATAGTTGTTCGACAAACAATCTTTGAAACAAATTAACCTCTTCTTTCTTGATTTAAAAGCACTAACACCCCTTTGAACAAAACTGGGGAAAGAAAATGAAGCCCATTACAAGTTTTGTCCTGTTTTCTTTTACCCTCAGCCTCAGCCTCTCTCTCCTTGCATCTGTTGCCAAAGCGGACACCAATCTAATCGACAAAGTATGCGCACGCACCCATAACAAGAATAGTTGTGTTGCAGTTTTTGAATCTAACCCTGATAGCAAACAAGCCGATTTGAAACAACTAGGCATAATCGCGTTAACCCTTGCATCTTCAAAAGCAACAGAGACATCGCAGTACATCAAGACTCTGCTTCTTAACAAGACTTTGGACCCTGTCATTGATCAGGCCCTCTCCGACTGCTCAGACCAATACTTGGATGCCATCCAGCAACTCGGTGACGCATCGTCAGATTTGTTAGAGGACGGTACTAAAGACGTTCGTACTTCGGTGAAAGCAGCAATTGCTGCTGCACAATCATGTGAGAACGGATTCGTGGAAAGTTCTGGCCGTGAAATTTTGCTGTCGAGAAATGCAATCTTCCGCCAATTATGCAACAATGTCTTGATCATCAACAAACTCTTGGAAGAAAAGTGATTATCACCATCTTATGTGATGTTTAAGATTGCTTGGATATGTTTACTTGCCAAAATCCATCCAGTATTCCTGAAATCAGTCATCCTGTAAATTTTCCTTTCCATTAGAGTTTCCCTGGGAATCCAAAGAAACTTTTTCATaatctcctttttttcttcttgtttgtatttatctctctatttttaaactttgaacACCATTAATATTGAGAAAACAACCATTGTTTATCCATGATTTACGTAGATTTCTAAACAGTTACGACCGAATAAATTTCAATGataccaggaaaaaaaatccacttcTAAACAGCTATCTAAGATTGTGAGAAGTAGAACAATCAAGTTCCCCTCCATTTTTAATAGTATCCAGTTTTCTCAAGTTTTATCATAGATTTGTGACAccatatcttaaaaaaatacaggacTCACATAATGCCACGTCAGTTTTTCTTTCTATCTCTTTGTTCATCTGATTCCCCTTTTCTTAAAACTTCTCCTCAAGAGTCCACATTGCCATGAATTCCATTTTTTACTTTCTG from the Populus nigra chromosome 1, ddPopNigr1.1, whole genome shotgun sequence genome contains:
- the LOC133701533 gene encoding pectinesterase inhibitor-like, with translation MKPITSFVLFSFTLSLSLSLLASVAKADTNLIDKVCARTHNKNSCVAVFESNPDSKQADLKQLGIIALTLASSKATETSQYIKTLLLNKTLDPVIDQALSDCSDQYLDAIQQLGDASSDLLEDGTKDVRTSVKAAIAAAQSCENGFVESSGREILLSRNAIFRQLCNNVLIINKLLEEK
- the LOC133701527 gene encoding methanol O-anthraniloyltransferase-like; this encodes MAPSSSLVSFKVRHRDPELVVPAKPVPYEQKQLSDVDDQEALRYQISFIMFYDSNSNPCMEGEDQVKIIRAALAEALVYYYPLAGRLKEGPGGKLLVDCTGEGVLFLEADADTTLELLEDTIQPPCPYLDQLLYNVPGSTGIVGCPLLLIQVTRLMCGGFVFAIRWSHIIADAVGMFKFLNTIAEMVAGATKPSFLPVWQRELLNARDPPRATYEHHEFDEVNDTDFGTMNDDTIIVHKSFFFGPREMSSIRKHLPPHLRASSSFLVLTACLWKCRTIAMQLDPNEIVRVSYMVSASGKEGLKLPAGYYGNAFTFPVALSEAGLLCKNPLEYGLELVKEIKNRLSEEYTRSAIDLLVIKGKKQYRTVRDFVIADTTRVPFGEIDLGWGKPVYGGPAGTIKDVSFFAKFKNGKGEDGIVVQVSLPWQIMERFQKELAKMAGNSPNDQCCRNATEVARSKL